One part of the Pogoniulus pusillus isolate bPogPus1 chromosome 8, bPogPus1.pri, whole genome shotgun sequence genome encodes these proteins:
- the MFSD14A gene encoding hippocampus abundant transcript 1 protein, which translates to MTQGGKKKKRAVNRSIMLAKKIIIKDGGTPQGIGSPSVYHAVIVIFLEFFAWGLLTAPTLVVLHETFPKHTFLMNGLIQGVKGLLSFLSAPLIGALSDVWGRKSFLLLTVFFTCAPIPLMKISPWWYFAVISVSGVFAVTFSVVFAYVADITQEHERSMAYGLVSATFAASLVTSPAIGAYLGRVYGDSLVVVLATAIALLDICFILVAVPESLPEKMRPASWGAPISWEQADPFASLKKVGQDSVVLLICITVFLSYLPEAGQYSSFFLYLRQIMGFSSESVAAFIAVLGILSIIAQTIVLSLLMRSIGNKNTILLGLGFQILQLAWYGFGSEPWMMWAAGAVAAMSSITFPAVSALVSRTADADQQGVVQGMITGIRGLCNGLGPALYGFIFYIFHVELNELPMPESPSGGSVVAQYHLQQNSIIPGPPFLFGACSVLLALLVALFIPEHTNLNVRSNNWKKHCGSHGHPHSPQAPGEAKEPLLQDTNV; encoded by the exons ATGACccagggggggaagaagaagaaacgcGCCGTGAATCGCAGTATCATGCTGGCCAAGAAAATCATCATTAAGGACGGCGGGACG CCTCAAGGAATAGGCTCACCTAGTGTCTACCACGCTGTTATTGTAATCTTCTTGGAGTTCTTTGCTTGGGGACTTCTGACAGCGCCTACTCTGGTG GTTCTGCATGAAACCTTCCCAAAACATACCTTTCTCATGAATGGTCTAATTCAAGGAGTAAAG GGCTTATTATCGTTCCTCAGTGCCCCACTCATAGGTGCCCTATCTGACGTGTGGGGACGGAAGTCCTTCTTGCTGCTAACAGTATTTTTCACCTGTGCACCAATACCACTGATGAAGATCAGCCCATG GTGGTACTTCGCTGtcatctctgtctctggagtgtTTGCAGTGACATTTTCTGTGGTTTTTGCATATGTGGCAGACATAACCCAAGAACATGAGAGGAGCATGGCCTATGGTTTG GTTTCAGCAACGTTTGCAGCAAGCTTAGTTACCAGCCCTGCTATTGGTGCCTACCTTGGTCGAGTCTACGGAGACAGCCTGGTTGTGGTCCTGGCTACAGCAATAGCCTTGTTAGATATTTGTTTTATTCTTGTTGCTGTGccagaatcactgccagagAAGATGAGGCCAGCATCCTGGGGAGCACCCATTTcatgggaacaggctgacccTTTTGCA TCACTGAAGAAGGTTGGCCAAGACTCAGTTGTGCTGCTAATCTGCATAACCGTCTTTCTCTCCTACCTCCCAGAGGCAGGACAGTATTCCAGCTTCTTCCTATACCTCAGACAG ATAATGGGGTTTTCCTCGGAAAGTGTCGCAGCATTTATAGCTGTCCTTGGGATTCTCTCCATCATTGCACAG ACAATAGTTTTGAGTTTACTGATGCGTTCCATTGGAAATAAGAATACCATCCTACTGGGCCTGGGCTTCCAAATCCTGCAGCTGGCGTGGTACGGCTTTGGATCAGAGCCCTG GATGATGTGGGCAGCTGGTGCTGTTGCAGCCATGTCCAGCATTACTTTCCCAGCTGTAAGCGCACTGGTTTCACGAACTGCTGATGCTGACCAGCAGG GTGTTGTTCAAGGGATGATAACAGGAATTCGTGGACTCTGTAATGGTTTGGGACCAGCACTTTATGGTTTTATATTCTATATATTTCATGTTGAACTGAATGAACTCCCCATGCCCGAATCACCATCAGGAGGTAGTGTGGTGGCACAGTACCACTTACAACAG AATTCCATAATCCCTGGCCCTCCGTTCCTATTTGGAGCATGCTcggtgctgctggcactgctcgtTGCCTTGTTTATCCCTGAACACACAAACCTGAATGTGCGATCCAACAACTGGAAGAAACACTGTGGCAGCCATGGCCATCCCCACAGCCCACAGGCTCCTGGTGAAGCTAAAGAACCACTGCTGCAAGATACAAACGTATGA